A region of Oncorhynchus kisutch isolate 150728-3 linkage group LG29, Okis_V2, whole genome shotgun sequence DNA encodes the following proteins:
- the slc31a2 gene encoding protein SLC31A2 yields the protein MSMTFETGSSVTLLFHFWDVQGPAGMVLSVFVVLLLTVFYELLKVWRVWLGKRPSPFHSSDCRGSSTALASSLSVSSLAPMEQTAPTLSTTNRWLLRGIQTALHILQVTLGYMLMLCVMSYNTWIFLGVILGSVLGYFIGFPLLGQI from the exons ATGACCTTTGAGACAGGGAGCAGCGTGACGCTGCTGTTTCACTTCTGGGATGTGCAAGGACCTGCAG GGATGGTGCTGTCGGTGTTCGTGGTCCTCCTGTTGACCGTGTTCTACGAGCTGCTGAAGGTGTGGAGGGTCTGGCTGGGGAAGCGCCCCTCTCCCTTCCACTCCTCAGACTGCCGGGGAAGCAGCACTGCATTAGCCAGTAGCCTGTCGGTGTCCTCTCTGGCCCCCATGGAACAGACTGCCCCCACTCTCTCCACCACGAACAG ATGGCTTCTCCGTGGGATCCAGACAGCCCTGCACATCCTGCAGGTAACCCTTGGCTACATGCTGATGTTGTGCGTCATGTCCTACAACACCTGGATCTTCCTGGGGGTCATCTTGGGCTCCGTCCTGGGATACTTCATAGGGTTCCCGCTACTGGGTCAAATCTGA